From the genome of Leptolyngbya sp. 'hensonii':
TGGAACCTATACCGTGTCGATGACCGTTTACGACAAAATTGGTGGGGGGAAAGTTACCCAGAGTTTGTCTTTCCTCTTGAAATAGACGTAAGGACAGAATCCTGCCTGGTTTTCCAGGGATTGTTCCGATAGCCAATGCTGTTCCCATTTGGTATTCCATCCATGCAGAAGTTGACGATCGTATCCCTGTCAGTTCTTGTGGCCATTCTCTCAACTGCAGTCGTGCCAGCTCAAACTGCATCGCAGGAACTTTCTGCCTACCAGCTCAAAGTTGTGAGCAGACTGAAGAAATGTCCGGATGGCTTTCAGGCTGAGAGTTTGAAAAACTCTCAGTTCTTTAGAGTGGGCGATCGCAAGTATGTTGTGCAGGTGATGTGCTTTCTGGCGGCTTACCAGGGAGGTTATGAGTATTACCTGTATACTGAAACTTCACGAGGAATACGATCGAAGCCTCTGAAGGTCCTGTTTTTTGACGAAGATGCAGGCAAGAGAACGCGCACCTATTCCAATGCGATCGTGGGCTTGCCGACCTATAACTCCGCAACTCGGGAGTTGGTCATTTTCAATAAATATCGTGGCATTGGTGACTGTGGCACTTTGGGGACTTATCAATTTCAAAACGATGTCCTGGTCTTGAAAAAATTTCAGGCCAAGTATGCCTGTGATGGAAACTTTATTGAGCCCGATCAATATCCGGTGATTTATCCATGAAACCCTGCAGGGAGGGATCACGATCGCCCGTCCCTACAGTTGATTTCATTTGGATTTATTACTTAAGCCGTCAATTCCTTGCAACAACTGGGGCATATACCAGATTTGCTGTGGGGTGGCTGTTTCTCCTGCTTTCAGGAAATCGGTCCCATCCTGGAACTTCAGGGGGCCTTGAAAGAGATTGATACTGCCGTCGCCTAACCCTTTAATAAACGTCTCCACTTGTTGTTGGTTTTTTCCCAGGGCCTGACCAAAGGAGAAGCCAACGCCTGATTCAGCGCCGTTGAGATCCTTCCAATCGGGCTTAAACCAGACGAACTCTCCGGCGTATTGGCCTGCCTTGGCTCGTTGAATCGTATCCAGGTAGGAAGGCCCCCAGTTGAAATAGGGGCTGCCCAGGCAAATCTCTGGAGCCAGATCACAACCCGTTTTCAAGTCATAATGCAAGAATTTCACTTTCTTGCCAGCACTGGCTGCTTTTTTCCCCTGAACGGCAACTTCCGGGGTATCCAGTCCAGACAGGACCACGTCATACCCGCCGTTATAGAAATCGTCCGAAACTTTGGTGGGGTCCAGGGTGACACCAGGGATATTAAACCAGAAGCCAATCCAGGTGACTTTGAACTTGAGATCTTCTGGTTTCTTGCCCCGATACTTCTCCCAGCAATATTTGGCCCCCAGGTATGCCGCAGAGACCAGGCGACGGGTTTCGTCCTGGATGAGGGGGCCTACATAACCGATTTTGCCTGTTTCCGTGGCCAGGGCGGCGGTGCAACCAGCAATCATTTTGCCGTATTCCATCTGCCCCATCAGATTCCCCAGATTTTTCTGATCTTTAAAGTTCTTCCCTTCTTTCCAGGCATAATCACCGGAAGCATGAATCACGGTGATGTCCGGGTGTTTTTTGGCTGTTTCCAGCGCATCATCCTTGAAGTCATCTGAGTTAAAGATGATGAACTTAGCCCCTTGGGCAATTAAATCGTCGGCGACCTGGGATCCTTTAACGTTGGGCCGATCGTTCGGATTAACCTTATCGACATACTCAAACTTTACCCCTGGGGCTTTTTCCATGACGAATTTGGTGGCCTCGAAGTGGGCCTGGTTCCAACCACCGTCATTCCGTGGCCCTACGAGGACCATCCCCACAGTGTAGTCTTTGTCACTGGCTCCACTTGCTGGAGATTCTGTAGAGGCAGGGCTGCTGGAACTGGTTGGGGCTGTTGGGTTACAGGCTGCGAAAAATAATCCCAGAATAGCAAGCGCTACTGGACGCTGAATGCGGTCAAGTTTCATAGTTTTAGAATTTCACCCGTTCAAACACAAAATTGCCTCTCACACCATTGCACGATCGCACTCTTCACTGTTAACGATCAATCTGGGAAGAAATGTATTGAATGTGACTGTCCGCCAGATGAATCTAGGGAGGCGATAGGGATGGGCACTTGTCGGTTTTTTGGGTCTGAAGGAATTAATGGTTTACGCCTGATAACAGTGCCAGAGGCTGGTTAGTGGATCGATTTTCCTGTTCGGGGGTTTCGAGTGGATCCCCCTGCTCCAAACGGGCGATCGTGCGATCAAGCAGCTCCAGACCTTGAGCGAGGTTTTCGATCAGGCACAACTGTCCTCGTAGTTCGGCAGCACCAGGGAACCCCTTCGCATACCAGGTCATGTGTTTGCGGGCTTGGCGAATCCCCCGATCACCCTTGTATTCCCACAGGGCCTGCAGGTGATCACGGGCACATTGGAGGCGCTGAATGGCAGTTGGCTGCGCCTTCAACTGGCCGGTTTTGAAGAAGTAATCAATTTCGCCCACCAGGAAAGGGTAACCCATGGTGCCTCGCGAGCACATGACCCCATCTGCGCCAGTCATTTCCAGGCATGTGATGGCTGCCTCCACGGAAAACATGTCTCCATTGGCAATCACGGGAATCGAAAGAATTGCTTTCACCCGTCCGATCCACTCCCAGCGAGCGGGACCGTTGTAGCCCTGGGCGCGAGTCCGACCGTGCACCGTGATCATCTGGGCTCCAGCATCTTCCATGCGGCGGGCAAAATCCAGGATGTTGATTTCGCTGTCGTTCCATCCGATACGGGTTTTCACGGTGACGGGCACATTGACTGCCTTGACCACCGATCGAATGATTTCCCCGGCTAGTTCAGGTTGGCGCAATAGGGAAGACCCGCCCCCATTGCGCGTAATTTTGTTCACGGGGCAACCCATATTGATATCTACCGTATCCGCACCTTCTTCTACGGCCATCTGGGCTGCTTCGGCCAGAAAGTCAGGCCGACAGTCGAACAGTTGAATACTGATAGGCCGTTCGTTCCGGTCCACTTCCATGATTTTGGGCAGTTGTTTGACGTAGTGGAGGCCCGTTGCATTGACCATCTCGGTATACATCATGGAATCAGGGGCATAACGCCGCACCAGACGACGGAATACCAGATCGGTCACTCCAGATAGGGGGGATTGCAACACCCGGCTGTGTACCTCCAGAGCGCCGATTTTGAGAGGGGTGGAGAGTCGATCGCGGAGGCTGGCAGACAGGGAGACCATAAATCTAAAACCGTTACTGACGAACTGTATTCATTGTACGAAACGGCTATCCCTATTAAGATAGCCATGAGCCAAACCAGGTCTTTACTGAGGTGATTTTTAGTCTGGAAATCTCTTTCAACCCTGAAAGTCGTACAATTCTACCCAATGGTTGAACTTGAGATCGAGATGGCTGACTTTTCGGAATTCTTCATCAGTTTCCTGTAGTTCTGCCTATCAATAAGGTTCCCTGTTTGAAGAATTCTCACTCTGATGCCTTCAGGAGTTGCTTTTATGTCAAGTGAATTTAATCGTCGTGAATCTTTTCAGTCCCAATCAGAGCTAGAGCTTGTACGGGCACTCTTGGAGTTTGATCAGGTGACTTATCCCTGGAACCCTAGCGATCCTGCAAGCGACGCCTACTATGCTCAACTGGAGCAACAGTTTTCTCTGGATGACTGGTCCCATCACGAAGTTGCCCACCGGTCCCAGTCATTTGTGGCTCACCTGAATCAGCTCTGGACCCGGCAATCCCTGATCGAGAAGTTTGCAGCCCGGATGCCCCACAATTTGCTGGAGACTATCGTCCGTCAGGCTCAAGAGGTTGTTGCGGCCAATCTTTCCCTGGCTGACCAACTGGTGCATTGTGTTCGAGAAGTTTTACCTGCTTGGGGTGAAGACGATCTGCAAGTTATGGCTCGCCCCCTGGCCTATGCCATGCGAGGATCGGAATCCGAGGCTGTGGAGTCTTCTCTGGGTTCAGTTCGTCCCCTACCCTGGATGGAATTGTCAGAAATTGAGCGGGCTCGGCTCAGCCTTGCTGTGGCTCGGTATGCTCTGGTTAATCTGGAGCAGGCGGATTCTGACAAATAGTCCATTGTTATTTTTGATCTTTTGTTATCTCTAATCTCCATGTATTTGCTTGAGGGACGTAATGAGTTACGTCCCTCTTTTATTTTGAACTTTAGCCGATCGCTGCGAAGTAGTTCTTAGACTTCACGGGGTCGGGGTTCATGGTAGCATCACCAGGTTTCCAGCCTGCGGGGCAAACCTCATCGGGGTGAGACTGGACATACTGGATTGCCTGTAATGTGCGCAGGGTTTCATCCACGTTGCGACCGAAAGCCAGGTTGTTGATGGTGGCATGCTGGATGATGCCATCTTTGTCGATGATGAACAGACCCCGCAGGGCAATGCCTTCTTCAGGAACGAGCACATTGTAAGCAGCGCTGATTTCCTTCTTGATGTCAGCCACCAGGGGATAGTTCAGATCGCCGACACCACCCGACTTACGATCGGTTTGAATCCAGGCCAGATGGGAGAAGACGCTATCCACTGAAACACCGAGGATCTCGGTATTCAGCTTTTTGAATTCTTCATAGCGATCGCTGAACGCAGTGATTTCAGTTGGACAAACAAAGGTAAAGTCCAGGGGGTAGAAGAACAGCACAACATACTTACCCCGGTAATCGGACAACTTGATTTCCTTGAATTCTTGATCGATCACTGCGGTTGCGGTGAAGTCGGGAGCTTGTTGACCAACACGCAGCCAATCTTGTGAAGTGTAGCCCATGAACTTATACTCCTGAGTAATCTTTTCTCTACTGCGTCGCCAGGTATAACGAACTGTTAAGACTTTATCATACTCGTTATGATTTTGAGTAAAGGTAAGCCAGGATCAGGGGCTGAGCATGAGGTAGCATGGCTGAATTGGATGCGCGCGAGTGGTTGCTGACGAATGGTTTGGGGAGCTTTGCCTGTGGCACTGTTTGTGATGCTCGCACCCGCACCTATCATGGTTGGCTCATTGCCGCCCTTGACCCCCCCGATCGACGCACGTTGTTATTGTCGCATTTGGAGGCCAGTCTCGAATTAGGAGGAGAGGTTTTTGCGTTAGGAACCAACTTTTGGGTAGACGATAGTGTTTCGCCTCGGGGCTATCGTTTTCTCCAATCTTTTGAGATTAGCCCTGTGCCAACCTGGGTCTGGAGCCAGGGGGACTGGAACCTGACCCGGCAGATTCTCATGCCCTATGGCTTGGAAGCACTGCAGACGGATGCTCCGGATGCCTGGGCACTGACGACCCTGCCTGCTTCCTCCCTCGGGTTTACGAATCGCGTCCTGATTCAGTATCGCTATTGTGGAAGGTGTGCGGCTCTGCTGCGATTGCGTATCCTGATGGGCGATCGCAGTTTCCATCAGCAACAAAAAGTAGAGCCTGATCTCCATTTCTCTCAGGTTGTTAGCGATCGGCAAATGATCCTGCAGGCGATTGCTCCCGATCGGATTGGCACTCCCTGGCATCTTACCTGGACCCTGGGAGAGTATCAGCCTGATGGCCTTTGGTATTGGAACTACTATTACCCGGAAGAGAATCGCCGGGGATTAGGGGATTACGAAGATCTGTACAGTCCTGGGTATTTGACGCTGACCCTGGAACCTGAAATGACCCTGACCCTGGAAGCCAGGGTGGGATTACCTCATCATTCCTCTTCTCCCTTAAATGACCAGACGTTTCAGCAGGCGTTACAAACAGAGGAACAACGGCTGAGAGCCTGCTATAGAGCTTTGCCAAAAGCGAAGCAGACAGAGCTGTGGCCCCTGCTAAGGGCTGGGGACCAATTCATGGCTTATCGGGCTTCGACGAATAGTCCCACAATGATGGCTGGCTATCCCTGGTTTAGCGACTGGGGCCGGAACACCCTGATTGCCTTGCCCGGTTTGACCCTGGCCACCCATCGCTTTGCTCTGGCTAAAGGATTGCTGCAAACTTTCAGCCGTTACGGAGATCAGGGTTTGATTCCCAATAGCCTGCCCAGTCATCAGACATTGCCGTTCTACAATGGTCTGGATACGGTTCTGTGGTGGATAGAAGCTCTGGGGTTGTATCTGGAAGCCACACAGGACTGGGCGTTCCTGGTGCAGCAGTATCCGATCGTGCAGCGGATTTATAAGAGTTTGACGGCAGGAACGCGCTATAACATTCGGGTCGATGCGGCAGATGGTCTGTTGACCTGGAATGATCCGGACGTTGCCCTGACGTGGATGGATACGATCGTTGAGCAACAACCGATCACGCCCCGTCGGGGTAAACCAATAGAAATTAACGCCCTCTGGTACTCGGCGCTCTGTTGGGTGGGGCAGTGGGCTGATCATTTAAGTCAGACTGCAACTGAAACGGAGATTAATCCAACTGCCCTGGCCAATCAGTCCCGTCGTTATGCTCAGCATGCTCAACAGGTCAGACGCTCTTTGGGTAAATTCTGGAATCCGGATCGGGGTTATTTTTATG
Proteins encoded in this window:
- a CDS encoding BMP family ABC transporter substrate-binding protein — encoded protein: MKLDRIQRPVALAILGLFFAACNPTAPTSSSSPASTESPASGASDKDYTVGMVLVGPRNDGGWNQAHFEATKFVMEKAPGVKFEYVDKVNPNDRPNVKGSQVADDLIAQGAKFIIFNSDDFKDDALETAKKHPDITVIHASGDYAWKEGKNFKDQKNLGNLMGQMEYGKMIAGCTAALATETGKIGYVGPLIQDETRRLVSAAYLGAKYCWEKYRGKKPEDLKFKVTWIGFWFNIPGVTLDPTKVSDDFYNGGYDVVLSGLDTPEVAVQGKKAASAGKKVKFLHYDLKTGCDLAPEICLGSPYFNWGPSYLDTIQRAKAGQYAGEFVWFKPDWKDLNGAESGVGFSFGQALGKNQQQVETFIKGLGDGSINLFQGPLKFQDGTDFLKAGETATPQQIWYMPQLLQGIDGLSNKSK
- a CDS encoding amylo-alpha-1,6-glucosidase; the protein is MAELDAREWLLTNGLGSFACGTVCDARTRTYHGWLIAALDPPDRRTLLLSHLEASLELGGEVFALGTNFWVDDSVSPRGYRFLQSFEISPVPTWVWSQGDWNLTRQILMPYGLEALQTDAPDAWALTTLPASSLGFTNRVLIQYRYCGRCAALLRLRILMGDRSFHQQQKVEPDLHFSQVVSDRQMILQAIAPDRIGTPWHLTWTLGEYQPDGLWYWNYYYPEENRRGLGDYEDLYSPGYLTLTLEPEMTLTLEARVGLPHHSSSPLNDQTFQQALQTEEQRLRACYRALPKAKQTELWPLLRAGDQFMAYRASTNSPTMMAGYPWFSDWGRNTLIALPGLTLATHRFALAKGLLQTFSRYGDQGLIPNSLPSHQTLPFYNGLDTVLWWIEALGLYLEATQDWAFLVQQYPIVQRIYKSLTAGTRYNIRVDAADGLLTWNDPDVALTWMDTIVEQQPITPRRGKPIEINALWYSALCWVGQWADHLSQTATETEINPTALANQSRRYAQHAQQVRRSLGKFWNPDRGYFYDTIAPDDNPDPTIRPNAVIALSLHHCGFPVEQARLVLQVARDRLLTDYGLRSLDPSNPAYVGTYAGDLYQRDRAYHQGTVWSWLLGPFGRAWNRFYGQPLPFDWQPLFDHLNQQGCLGSISEIFDGDFPHTPQGAIAQAWSVAEIMRCLLELQEEAGHPP
- a CDS encoding peroxiredoxin, whose amino-acid sequence is MGYTSQDWLRVGQQAPDFTATAVIDQEFKEIKLSDYRGKYVVLFFYPLDFTFVCPTEITAFSDRYEEFKKLNTEILGVSVDSVFSHLAWIQTDRKSGGVGDLNYPLVADIKKEISAAYNVLVPEEGIALRGLFIIDKDGIIQHATINNLAFGRNVDETLRTLQAIQYVQSHPDEVCPAGWKPGDATMNPDPVKSKNYFAAIG
- the dusB gene encoding tRNA dihydrouridine synthase DusB; translated protein: MVSLSASLRDRLSTPLKIGALEVHSRVLQSPLSGVTDLVFRRLVRRYAPDSMMYTEMVNATGLHYVKQLPKIMEVDRNERPISIQLFDCRPDFLAEAAQMAVEEGADTVDINMGCPVNKITRNGGGSSLLRQPELAGEIIRSVVKAVNVPVTVKTRIGWNDSEINILDFARRMEDAGAQMITVHGRTRAQGYNGPARWEWIGRVKAILSIPVIANGDMFSVEAAITCLEMTGADGVMCSRGTMGYPFLVGEIDYFFKTGQLKAQPTAIQRLQCARDHLQALWEYKGDRGIRQARKHMTWYAKGFPGAAELRGQLCLIENLAQGLELLDRTIARLEQGDPLETPEQENRSTNQPLALLSGVNH
- a CDS encoding DUF1176 domain-containing protein, producing MLFPFGIPSMQKLTIVSLSVLVAILSTAVVPAQTASQELSAYQLKVVSRLKKCPDGFQAESLKNSQFFRVGDRKYVVQVMCFLAAYQGGYEYYLYTETSRGIRSKPLKVLFFDEDAGKRTRTYSNAIVGLPTYNSATRELVIFNKYRGIGDCGTLGTYQFQNDVLVLKKFQAKYACDGNFIEPDQYPVIYP